A genomic window from Lotus japonicus ecotype B-129 chromosome 1, LjGifu_v1.2 includes:
- the LOC130729765 gene encoding uncharacterized protein LOC130729765, with amino-acid sequence MAELNHHQEPTFPSKRHPVPDPQEQPPTKAPKLAATPEPNPDSNDNNNNHPAVSATDDCSSQPKEAANDDNEPDNDVQFEGEEEEDDEEDKEEEDDEDDDSNGEAEVDRKGKGILRDDKGKGKMIEEEEDDDDDDDSDDDDDDGVDSGGDDSDFSDDPLAEVDLNNILPSRTRRRAAQPGVRIARDPAANVGGGDSDA; translated from the coding sequence ATGGCGGAACTCAACCACCACCAAGAACCCACATTCCCCTCCAAGCGCCACCCCGTTCCTGATCCCCAAGAACAACCCCCCACCAAAGCCCCAAAGCTCGCCGCAACCCCAGAACCTAACCCTGATTCAaacgacaacaacaacaaccacccTGCAGTTTCCGCCACCGATGATTGTTCTTCCCAGCCCAAAGAAGCTGCCAATGACGACAATGAGCCTGACAACGACGTCCAATttgagggggaggaggaggaggatgatgagGAAGACAAGGAGGAAGAGGacgatgaggatgatgattcGAATGGCGAGGCTGAGGTGGACCGGAAGGGAAAAGGGATTTTGCGTGATGACAAGGGTAAAGGGAAAATGattgaagaggaagaggatgatgacgatgatgatgacagtgatgatgatgatgatgatggtgttgATTCCGGTGGTGATGACAGTGATTTTTCTGATGATCCTCTGGCTGAAGTGGATTTGAATAACATTCTTCCCTCGAGGACTAGGCGGCGAGCGGCTCAACCCGGTGTGCGCATTGCTAGGGACCCAGCAGCCAATGTTGGCGGCGGTGATAGCGATGCTTGA
- the LOC130732529 gene encoding B3 domain-containing transcription factor FUS3-like, which produces MMMDQQEKKTEACGFVAGVGAELGFGFGFVTVQGDNKMVTPNGSSSGRICDDGLVAAVTTTFGTVHKKKRMARQRRVSSTTTTTTTTTIISSNNKSPTLLAAASSSSHVPISPLPSHKPSKTLPPARKIDPRRLKYLFQKELKNSDVSSLRRMILPKKAAESFLPALESKEGIFINMDDIDGLHVWTFKYRFWPNNNSRMYVLENTGDFVNTHGLQYGDSVMVYQDTQNLNYVIQAKKASDQDEFQEEEEETPSDTVNDMLLNDYEVSKPDCDCFNGYDPAVNDTTGMSFIYETTFSNDSPLDFLGGSMTNYSRIGPVETFGSVENLSLDEFY; this is translated from the exons ATGATGATGGATCAGCAAGAGAAGAAAACCGAGGCGTGTGGTTTTGTGGCAGGTGTTGGAGCTGAgcttgggtttgggtttgggtttgtcACCGTGCAAGGAGACAACAAAATGGTAACACCAAACGGGTCGTCATCGGGTCGGATCTGTGATGATGGGCTTGTTGCTGCTGTTACCACCACCTTTGGAACGGTTCACAAGAAGAAAAGGATGGCCAGACAGAGAAGggtctcctccaccaccaccaccaccaccaccaccaccatcatcagcagcaacaacaaaagtcccacattgcttgcTGCTGCTTCCAGCTCCTCGCACGTGCCGATCTCCCCGCTTCCTTCTCATAAACCTTCCAAAACTCTCCCTCCCGCACGT AAAATCGATCCTAGAAGGTTGAAATATCTTTTCCAAAAGGAGTTGAAGAACAGTGATGTTAGCTCCCTTAGGAGAATGATATTGCCAAAG AAAGCAGCAGAGTCTTTCCTTCCAGCCCTTGAGTCAAAGGAAGGAATTTTCATCAACATGGATGATATAGATGGTCTTCATGTATGGACTTTCAAGTACAG GTTTTGGCCTAATAACAATAGTCGGATGTATGTACTAGAAAACACTG GAGACTTTGTTAACACACATGGCCTGCAATATGGAGACTCCGTTATGGTTTACCAAGATACTCAAAATCTTAACTAT GTTATTCAGGCCAAAAAGGCTTCTGATCAGGATGAGTttcaggaagaagaagaagaaacaccaAGTGATACCGTCAATGACATGCTCCTCAATGACTATGAGGTGAGCAAACCTGATTGTGATTGCTTCAATGGATATGATCCTGCAGTGAATGACACCACAGGCATGTCATTCATATATGAGACAACTTTCTCAAATGACTCCCCACTTGATTTTCTGGGTGGATCAATGACCAATTATTCAAGGATTGGACCAGTTGAAACCTTTGGTTCTGTTGAGAATTTGTCACTTGATGAATTTTACTAA
- the LOC130721914 gene encoding uncharacterized protein LOC130721914 → MAKNMAIKGKIKVAVSPVEMLSQDEKDSALGNEPSEEAKEDECDLKRDCIYDDGPLGFEKPLVDATKMEAQDPLEEIDLGDGSKKRPTYISSLIDLELRSRMIELLKEFKDCFAWDYDEMPGLSRDLVELQLPIKEDRKPVKQLPRRFHPDVLVKIKEEIERLLRCKFIRAARYVEWLANVVPVIKKNGKMRVCIDFQDLNAATPKDEYHMPIAEMMVYIDDIVIKSPSRDEHLSHLRKSFERMRIHGLKMNPLKCAFGVIACDFLGFVVHKKGIEINKNKAKAILDTSPPTSKKQLQSLLGKVNFLRRFIANLSDKTKSFSSLLRLKKEDIFRWEAEHQKAFDELKNYLASPPVMIPPIKGKPMKLYISATDETIGSMLAEEDEDGIKRAAIKGQAVADFLADHTLPEEIAYVGLQPWKLFFDGSSHKEGSGIGMFIVSPQGIPTKFMFRIRESCSNNESEYEALVSGLEILLALGAKNVEIKGDSELVVKQLTKEYKCISENLAKYYVKAINLLANFDQAGIGYIPRVSNQEANELAQIASGYMIDKQKIARVD, encoded by the exons ATGGCTAAAAACATGGCCATTAAAGGAAAGATTAAAGTTGCGGTTTCACCCGTCGAGATGCTATCTCAGGATGAAAAGGATAGTGCACTTGGAAATGAGCCAAGtgaagaggccaaagaagacGAGTGTGATCTGAAGAGGGATTGCATTTATGATGATGGCCCGTTGGGGTTCGAAAAACCTTTAGTGGACGCCACGAAAATGGAGGCTCAGGACCCTTTGGAGGAAATCGATTTGGGGGATGGCTCAAAGAAAAGACCAACCTACATAAGTTCCTTGATCGACCTAGAACTTAGAAGCAGAATGATAGAGTTGCTGAAAgaattcaaagattgtttcgcCTGGGATTACGACGAGATGCCTGGTTTGAGTCGAGACTTGGTAGAATTACAACTGCCAATCAAAGAAGACAGGAAGCCAGTAAAACAactgcccaggaggttccatccagacgTTCTagtaaaaatcaaggaagaaatcgaaagattGTTGCGGTGCAAGTTCATCAGAGCGGCCAGATATGTTGAGTGGCTGGCCAACGTAGTCCCGGTAATCAAGAAAAATGGTAAGATGAGGGTCTGCATAGATTTTCAAGATCTGAACGCTGCCACACCAAAGGATGAATATCACATGCCCATAGCCGAAATGATG gtttatattgatgacataGTGATCAAGTCCCCATCTAGGGATGAACACTTGTCACATTTGAGGAAGTCATTCGAGAGAATGAGGATACATGGCTTAAAAATGAACCCCCTTAAGTGTGCATTTGGTGTAATTGCATGtgactttttgggttttgtggtgcacaaaaaAGGCATCGAAATCAACAAGAATAAGGCCAAAGctattctcgacacaagtccaccaactagcaagaaacaactgcagtcGCTTTTGGGCAAAGTCAATTTCCTTAGAAGGTTTATTGCTAACCTTAGTGATAAAACTAAGTCTTTCTCATCCCTTCTTCGACTAAAGAAGGAAGACATTtttcgctgggaagcagagcaccaaaaagcATTTGATGAACTCAAAAACTATTTGGCAAGCCCTCCGGTGATGATTCCTCCTATAAAAGGGAAGCCAATGaagttatatatttcggctacagatgaaaccattggtAGCATGTtggcagaagaagatgaagatggcatcAAAAGAGCC gcaattaaggggcaagcagtagctgatttcttggcagatCACACTTTGCCTGAAGAAATAGCTTATGTAGGGTTACAGCCTTGGAAGTTGTTTTTCGATGGCTCAAGCCATAAGGAAGGGTCAGGAATCGGTATGTTCATAGTGTCCCCACAAGGCATCCCAACCAAATTCATGTTTCGAATTCGAGAAAGTTGCTCCAATAACGAATCTGAATATGAGGCTTTAGTCTCGGGCCTCGAAATACTGTTGGCCTTGGGGGCAAAGAACGTCGAAATCAAAGGTGACTCAGAATTGGTtgtaaagcaacttaccaaggaatacaaatgcATAAGTGAAAATTTGGCAAAATACTACGTAAAGGCCATTAATTTATTAGCCAATTTTGACCAAGCAGGAATTGGCTACATACCTAGGGTAAGCAATCAAGAAGCTAACGAGTTAGCACAAATTGCTTCCGGGTACATGATAGATAAGCAAAAAATTGCAAGAGTTGATTAG